The following proteins are encoded in a genomic region of Necator americanus strain Aroian chromosome II, whole genome shotgun sequence:
- a CDS encoding hypothetical protein (NECATOR_CHRII.G6080.T1), whose translation MGKDGSPIQRGLRHIQDILLLLLLLLLLLLLLLLLLLLLLLLLLLLLLLLLLLLLLLLLLLLLLLLLLLLLLLLLLLLLLLLLLLLLLLLLDIS comes from the exons ATGGGAAAAGATGGAAGTCCCATTCAACGAGGTCTACGGCATATCCAGGAT atattattattattattattattattattattattattattattattattattattattattattattattattattattattattattattattattattattattattattattattattattattattattattattattattattattattattattattattattattattattattattattattattactattattattactattattattattagatatTAGTTAA
- a CDS encoding hypothetical protein (NECATOR_CHRII.G6081.T1) produces the protein MATLKLYLDYVLTKNIPLLDIQKSRPVCDVASDYDHRPVLLIFMVRFLNRGAQHQPKLDLADLKDDEWRKKFSQLSTEEGVCFASAETKSAYNSVGAFRRVHVYECVYEFMCIWAGDFSQEKRLRRKLRRHLQKTAKTNGRQE, from the exons ATGGCGACTCTTAAGCTTTACCTTGATTACGTTCTGACAAAGAACATCCCTTTGCTAGATATTCAAAAGTCAAGACCTGTTTGCGACGTCGCATCCGATTACGAccaccgcccagttcttctcatttttatggTACGGTTCCTGAATCGGGGAGCTCAACATCAACCGAAGCTCGACTTGGCagatctgaaagacgatgaatggaGAAAGAAGTTCAGCCAACTAAG CACCGAGGAAGGAGTTtgctttgcatctgcggagacaaaaTCCGCGTACAATTCTGTAGGTGCATTCCGACGAGTGCATGTGTATGAATGTGTGTACGAGTTTATGTGCATATGGGCTGGTGATTTCagccaggaaaagcgtctgagaaggaagttgcgtcgcCATCTGCAAAAGACCGCTAaaacgaatggacgtcaagagtGA
- a CDS encoding hypothetical protein (NECATOR_CHRII.G6081.T2): MQWIEPNGRQEAEKRTLQQRGTNARKKKKKTSLVPIYRPRRDEMTKCDEKLGSGPSTRYTTPALLLLSILLLLLLLLLLLLLLLLLLLLSLNFVIIFIAESLNFGLQGVIVGIDANAKKRLEQQSDVLGKRFYLKEQISDNRGTTLLTPEEQRKMATLKLYLDYVLTKNIPLLDIQKSRPVCDVASDYDHRPVLLIFMVRFLNRGAQHQPKLDLADLKDDEWRKKFSQLSTEEGVCFASAETKSAYNSVGAFRRVHVYECVYEFMCIWAGDFSQEKRLRRKLRRHLQKTAKTNGRQE; encoded by the exons atgcaatggatagaaccaaatggaagacaagaagcagaaaagcggaccctgcaacaacgcgggacaaacgctaggaagaagaagaagaagacaagtctggtaccaatttatcgaccccggagggatgaaatgacAAAATGCGATGAAAAGCTCG gaagcggaccGTCTacccgctacactacacccgctctcttattattatctatattattattattgttattattattattattattattattattattattattattattattatctctAAATTTCGTTATTATATTTATCGCAGAAAGTTTGAACTTTGGATTGCAA GGGGTGattgtcggaattgatgcgaaCGCGAAGAAGagacttgaacaacaatccgatgttcTTGGAAAACGGTTCTATCTCAAAGAACAAATATCGGATAACAGAG GGACAACCCTTTTGACGCCAGAAGAGCAGAGAAAGATGGCGACTCTTAAGCTTTACCTTGATTACGTTCTGACAAAGAACATCCCTTTGCTAGATATTCAAAAGTCAAGACCTGTTTGCGACGTCGCATCCGATTACGAccaccgcccagttcttctcatttttatggTACGGTTCCTGAATCGGGGAGCTCAACATCAACCGAAGCTCGACTTGGCagatctgaaagacgatgaatggaGAAAGAAGTTCAGCCAACTAAG CACCGAGGAAGGAGTTtgctttgcatctgcggagacaaaaTCCGCGTACAATTCTGTAGGTGCATTCCGACGAGTGCATGTGTATGAATGTGTGTACGAGTTTATGTGCATATGGGCTGGTGATTTCagccaggaaaagcgtctgagaaggaagttgcgtcgcCATCTGCAAAAGACCGCTAaaacgaatggacgtcaagagtGA
- a CDS encoding hypothetical protein (NECATOR_CHRII.G6082.T2), whose protein sequence is MDTITKEIQKQHPWTLLFADDVMLASESRDDLQKQVQSWKDQLQQYGLRLNTSKTEYMECGPRIEDGSIRVDGTELNKVNCFKYLGSKVTSTGDIDQEGRARVNAAWMKWKMATGTVRQESPCSTEVEDLQDGCTSCCPLRMRVLADNESLGKSAARYGDADVEVDDRYNAKRESIQRHCALHLRCRPDN, encoded by the coding sequence atggacacgataacgaaggaaatccagaagcagcatccgtggactctactctttgccgacgatgtcatgctcgcgtcggagtctcgagatgatcttcagaaacaagtgcagtcttggaaggatcagctgcagcaatatggattgcgcctcaacacatcaaaaactgagtacatggagtgcggaccaaggatagaggatggttcaattcgtgttgatggcaccgaattaaacaaggtgaactgcttcaagtaccttggatccaaagtgacttccacaggcgacattgatcaagaaggtcgagcacgtgttaatgctgcatggatgaaatggaaaatggcaacaggtactgtgcgacaagaaagtccctgttcgactgaagtcgaagatctacaggacggttgtacgtcctgttgccctttacggatgcgagtgctggccgacaacgaaagccttggaaagagtgctgcacgctatggagatgcggatgttgaggtggacgataggtataacgctaaaagagaaagtatccaacgacactgtgcgctccatcttcggtgtcgtcccgataactga
- a CDS encoding hypothetical protein (NECATOR_CHRII.G6082.T1), which produces MLASESRDDLQKQVQSWKDQLQQYGLRLNTSKTEYMECGPRIEDGSIRVDGTELNKVNCFKYLGSKVTSTGDIDQEGRARVNAAWMKWKMATGTVRQESPCSTEVEDLQDGCTSCCPLRMRVLADNESLGKSAARYGDADVEVDDRYNAKRESIQRHCALHLRCRPDN; this is translated from the coding sequence atgctcgcgtcggagtctcgagatgatcttcagaaacaagtgcagtcttggaaggatcagctgcagcaatatggattgcgcctcaacacatcaaaaactgagtacatggagtgcggaccaaggatagaggatggttcaattcgtgttgatggcaccgaattaaacaaggtgaactgcttcaagtaccttggatccaaagtgacttccacaggcgacattgatcaagaaggtcgagcacgtgttaatgctgcatggatgaaatggaaaatggcaacaggtactgtgcgacaagaaagtccctgttcgactgaagtcgaagatctacaggacggttgtacgtcctgttgccctttacggatgcgagtgctggccgacaacgaaagccttggaaagagtgctgcacgctatggagatgcggatgttgaggtggacgataggtataacgctaaaagagaaagtatccaacgacactgtgcgctccatcttcggtgtcgtcccgataactga
- a CDS encoding hypothetical protein (NECATOR_CHRII.G6083.T1) — MKVFERVLEARLRKIVSASLNQCGFVKDCSTIDAIHAVRILLEKHREKNRSVHLAFLDLEKAFDRVPHELLWMSMRSHRVPDEYVRWTKLLYVKPTSVVRCAAGTSRPFPVQVGVHQGSSF, encoded by the coding sequence atgaaggtttttgaacgtgtcctggaagctcgtctgaggaaaattgttagcgcttcactcaaccagtgcggttttgtgaaggactgcagcactatagatgctatccatgctgtccgaatcctcctggagaaacatcgagagaagaaccgcagtgtgcatcttgcttttctcgatctcgagaaagctttcgaccgtgttccacatgagctgttatggatgtccatgaggtcgcatagagtaccagatgaatatgtgcggtggacgaagctaCTTTATgtgaagcctaccagcgttgtacgatgtgctgctggaacaagcagaccattccctgtacaagtaggggttcatcagggctCATCCTTCtaa
- a CDS encoding hypothetical protein (NECATOR_CHRII.G6084.T1) yields the protein MCSSEARAYPRSDAHCPRPGNVANMRGLPARGRSRPKKLVRHRQQHPVRLATLNVGTLTGRSRELADSLRKRRVDICCVQETRWKGSKARELGDGYKLIYHGTSNRNGVGIILNESFRNSVTAVDRLSDRLMAVKVHTGEVELRVVSAYAPQMGCSEEEKACFWEDLEQYVQSLESEEVLLIGGDFNGHVGSRKDGFESCHGGYGYGARNDDGLRILEYAVASDLIIANTQYRKRKSHLITYTSGGRETQIDFWMLRRRDRRLLQDSKVIPTDHVAAQHHLLVMDLKISRPRKRHPRTETQRIKWWNLKDRKEVFFASVAPSTLPHPTHSVEEIVVYFQRYTLDRGEHSGKDDSRTRQPEDRGAYLAAKREAKKALSKAKSDRYKAVYDMLDTRGGERAVYRLVRARHRSTLDMEHTKIVKGAGGAVLRRSGQILERWREYYNHLCNEEFCHPPIPTAPSVEGPVLPITVVKVSAALGKMKSNKATGPDDIPADVWKLLGDRGSMWLATLFNKTVAEGRTPDVWQTSVTVPVWNCLERERRHC from the exons atgtgttcttcagaagctagggcgtaccccagaagcgacgcgcattgtcctcgcccgggcaatgtggcaaatatgcgagggctaccggctagaggacgaagccggccaaagaagttagtccgccatcgccagcaacatccagtgcgcttggcaacacttaacgttgggacgcttactggaagaagtcgtgaactggcagacagtctcagaaaacgccgtgttgacatatgttgtgtacaggagactcgctggaaaggctccaaggcaagggaattaggcgatggctacaagctgatctaccacggcacatcaaatcgcaacggcgttggtatcatattgaacgagtcgtttagaaatagcgtcacagcggtggatcgactatcggatcgcttgatggccGTAAAAGTAcatacaggagaagtggaattgcgagtcgtctctgcttatgcgccacagatgggctgtagtgaagaagagaaggcgtgcttttgggaagatctggagcagtacgtccaatccctggaaagcgaagaagtacttctaatcggaggagacttcaacggacatgtcggttcccggaaagacggattcgagagttgtcatggtggatacggctatggagctcgtaacgacgacgggttgcgaatcctggagtatgctgtcgcaagtgacttgatcattgctaacacgcagtatcggaaaagaaaatcgcatttgatcacgtacaccagcggcggtcgtgaaacacaaatagatttctggatgttacgccgacgagatcgccgacttctgcaggattcaaaagtcatccctacagaccatgtcgctgcccaacaccatctgctcgttatggacttgaaaatctcccgtccaaggaagagacatccaaggactgaaacacagcgcatcaaatggtggaatctgaaggatcgaaaggaggtatttttcgcctccgtggctccatctacacttccccaccctactcatAGCGTGGAGGAAATcgtcgtctacttccagcgttatacgcttgaccgcggagaacactctgggaaagacgactctag gacgcgtcagcctgaagatcggggtgcttacctagcggcgaagagggaggctaagaaggcactctccaaggcgaagtcggaccgctacaaggctgtgtacgacatgcttgataccagaggaggcgagcgggcagtgtatcgtttagtcagagcgcgtcatcgctcaacgttggatatggagcacaccaagatcgttaagggagctggtggagccgttctgcgccgctctggtcagatcctggagaggtggcgagagtactacaatcacttgtgtaacgaagagttctgtcatcctccgatcccaaccgctcccagtgtcgagggtcctgttctaccaattactgtcgtcaaagtcagtgctgccctcggaaaaatgaagtcgaacaaggcaaccggtcctgatgacatacctgctgatgtctggaagctgctaggagatcgagggtccatgtggctcgcaactctatttaacaagaccgttgcagaaggacggactccagacgtttggcaaacttccgtgaccgtgcctgtctggaactgtctggaaagggaaaggagacattgctga
- a CDS encoding hypothetical protein (NECATOR_CHRII.G6084.T2): MRGLPARGRSRPKKLVRHRQQHPVRLATLNVGTLTGRSRELADSLRKRRVDICCVQETRWKGSKARELGDGYKLIYHGTSNRNGVGIILNESFRNSVTAVDRLSDRLMAVKVHTGEVELRVVSAYAPQMGCSEEEKACFWEDLEQYVQSLESEEVLLIGGDFNGHVGSRKDGFESCHGGYGYGARNDDGLRILEYAVASDLIIANTQYRKRKSHLITYTSGGRETQIDFWMLRRRDRRLLQDSKVIPTDHVAAQHHLLVMDLKISRPRKRHPRTETQRIKWWNLKDRKEVFFASVAPSTLPHPTHSVEEIVVYFQRYTLDRGEHSGKDDSRTRQPEDRGAYLAAKREAKKALSKAKSDRYKAVYDMLDTRGGERAVYRLVRARHRSTLDMEHTKIVKGAGGAVLRRSGQILERWREYYNHLCNEEFCHPPIPTAPSVEGPVLPITVVKVSAALGKMKSNKATGPDDIPADVWKLLGDRGSMWLATLFNKTVAEGRTPDVWQTSVTVPVWNCLERERRHC; encoded by the exons atgcgagggctaccggctagaggacgaagccggccaaagaagttagtccgccatcgccagcaacatccagtgcgcttggcaacacttaacgttgggacgcttactggaagaagtcgtgaactggcagacagtctcagaaaacgccgtgttgacatatgttgtgtacaggagactcgctggaaaggctccaaggcaagggaattaggcgatggctacaagctgatctaccacggcacatcaaatcgcaacggcgttggtatcatattgaacgagtcgtttagaaatagcgtcacagcggtggatcgactatcggatcgcttgatggccGTAAAAGTAcatacaggagaagtggaattgcgagtcgtctctgcttatgcgccacagatgggctgtagtgaagaagagaaggcgtgcttttgggaagatctggagcagtacgtccaatccctggaaagcgaagaagtacttctaatcggaggagacttcaacggacatgtcggttcccggaaagacggattcgagagttgtcatggtggatacggctatggagctcgtaacgacgacgggttgcgaatcctggagtatgctgtcgcaagtgacttgatcattgctaacacgcagtatcggaaaagaaaatcgcatttgatcacgtacaccagcggcggtcgtgaaacacaaatagatttctggatgttacgccgacgagatcgccgacttctgcaggattcaaaagtcatccctacagaccatgtcgctgcccaacaccatctgctcgttatggacttgaaaatctcccgtccaaggaagagacatccaaggactgaaacacagcgcatcaaatggtggaatctgaaggatcgaaaggaggtatttttcgcctccgtggctccatctacacttccccaccctactcatAGCGTGGAGGAAATcgtcgtctacttccagcgttatacgcttgaccgcggagaacactctgggaaagacgactctag gacgcgtcagcctgaagatcggggtgcttacctagcggcgaagagggaggctaagaaggcactctccaaggcgaagtcggaccgctacaaggctgtgtacgacatgcttgataccagaggaggcgagcgggcagtgtatcgtttagtcagagcgcgtcatcgctcaacgttggatatggagcacaccaagatcgttaagggagctggtggagccgttctgcgccgctctggtcagatcctggagaggtggcgagagtactacaatcacttgtgtaacgaagagttctgtcatcctccgatcccaaccgctcccagtgtcgagggtcctgttctaccaattactgtcgtcaaagtcagtgctgccctcggaaaaatgaagtcgaacaaggcaaccggtcctgatgacatacctgctgatgtctggaagctgctaggagatcgagggtccatgtggctcgcaactctatttaacaagaccgttgcagaaggacggactccagacgtttggcaaacttccgtgaccgtgcctgtctggaactgtctggaaagggaaaggagacattgctga
- a CDS encoding hypothetical protein (NECATOR_CHRII.G6086.T1): MMLGVSHFAQVRDGIRSSLLGQRSKIRDAAAFAVCKESKIRWAGHVMRFNDNRWTRAVSDWVPRDIKRITGRPPTRWSDFFTKSFKEKYDALRDPRERRNHWTTLARDRDKWKNYWRPLDQFEDQRESR; encoded by the coding sequence atgatgctaggagtatcccatTTCGCGCAagtgagagacgggattcgaagttctctcctaggtcaacgatcgaagattagagacgccgccgcgtttgccgtttgcaaggaaagtaaaataagatgggccggacacgtgatgcgctttaatgacaaccgttggaccagagccgtgagcgactgggttccccgcgatattaagcgcattacaggaagaccgccgacccgatggtcagatttcttcacgaagtccttcaaagaaaaatatgatgctcttcgtgacCCACGCGAAAGAAGGAACCACTGgactactctggcacgcgatcgggacaaatggaagaattactggcgcccgctcgaccagttcgaagatcaacgggagtcaaggtga